In the genome of Chlamydiales bacterium, the window TAGCACAGAAAAGCCGGCCAGGCGTACAGGGTAGGGCAGTGGCCCACTCTGTTTTCGAGCACACGGTTTGGCAAAGCGAGGTGAAGCGCAAGGTGGTCGCAGGAGGTGTGGCGAAGCGCACACCATCCGACATGTCTATTTTTGGCTCTTCAGAACGCCAAACGTAAATTTTTTAAATTTAAATGCTGTCAAAGAGGGAGAGGAGGTCGGAGTCAGAGGTTTGGGGGAAGAGGTCGTAGAAGTTGCCGACGGCGTAAAAAGGGTCGGGAGCTGCAATACAGATGGTCTCATCGACCTGTTTTTTCAGGCGCTTTAGCGAGTCGGGCGCTGCAACAGGAACTGCGAGGATGATCTTCTTGGCGCCCGCTTTTCGCATCGATTTGATTGCGACTTCCATCGTGGATCCAGTGGCGATCCCATCATCAACTAGGATAATCGTCTTGTTTTTGAACTGCGCCTGAGGCCTCTTCCTGCGATAGAGCAGTGAGCGCTCTGCGGCGAGTTTAGACTCTCTTTCGACACTCTGTTTAAGATACTCTCGGCTAGCACCAGTTGCAGCGATCAGCTCCTCATTGAAAACTGTTTCGCCAGTCTCTGAAAGAGCGCCGATTCCAAGCTCACTATTCCCCGGAGCGCCAATCTTTCTCACAACAAGTGCCGCGAGTGGAAGCTCAAGACCTTTAGCGATCTCGAAAGCGGTAACCACACCCCCGCGCGCGAGCCCCACGACAAGAGCGCTCTTATCATTCTGATAGTTCAGCAATAGGCGGGTCAGCTGCTTTCCCGCATCTCTCCGATCTTTAAAGAGCATCTTTGATCTCCCCAGTAGAGGATGAAGTGGCCCTTGCCAGAGGCGGGCTCCTCATTCACCACCTTTGCTTCTATACCATGCGCCTTCAGTTCGCTCAAGAGCTTCTGCTGAGCGAGGGGTTTCACGCGCTTATGCTCCTTCTCGCTGTAGGGGATCTCCTTCCAGTGCGCAGGCGCGCAGATCAGATAGCCCGCTCTGGCCTGGCTCAAGATCTTCTCGATATAAGCAGTTTGCAGGCTGCGGTCGCACTCCGAAAAGAAGAGGTAGCTGATGACAAGATCGACCTGCTCCGGCTTCGCGGAGAGAGGCAGCAGCTCGACGCCACCTATCTTCTGCGCACGCAGGTAGCGCTGAGAGAGATCGAGGGATTCCGGCAGATCAAGCAGCGCATAACTCTTGGGAGGCGCAAGCGCATGCATTAGCGTGCAGAGGCCGCCATACCCACCTCCAATCTCAACCACTCTGTAGCTGCTCAAGTCGCCAAAATGGCGCTTTAGATCGGCGACGACTCTCGCATAGCGCAAAACTGCAGGAGAGAGCTCTCCATGTGCGCCGTATGAGAAGGTGCGAGGGTCTCCCACCAGATCAAGAGCGCGGCGCTGTTTAACACTTTCGAGAAGCTCCGGCGCTTTCGCAACAAGAGCTTTAAGTTCTGCCTCCCCCTCTTTTTCGCTCACATTCTCTGAAAAAAGAGTGAAGAGTGGATCTCGTTTAAAATGGGCAAAGCGCGCCTCTTCTTGAGCGAGACTCTTGCAATGCTCTGGATAGATCCCATTATCCTGAAAACAGCGCGGCTGCACTGCAACCGCAGAAATGGAGAGAGAGAGGAAAATTATACCACTTGCAAAAAACAACTTCACTTTATGACTTCCCCGGCAGTCCCACATTTTAACCCCGCTTGCATCGCTCAACTTATTCAAGTTGAGCTGCTTCAGCACCGGCTGCGCCTGGTTTAAACTCCGGGCGCCGGCTTTGTCAAAAATGCAGTTATTTTTCGCAAATGGTATTAGATAGAGCAGTCTCATAAAAAAGTTTAATAATTCGGTGCGTAGCATTTTACACTTTTACAACTGGGGGCTCTATCTAAAAATTATTCTTCCCGATAACGTTATAGAAGAGGGCTATCATGCGTATTCTGATCACACTTATTAGTCTTGCAGCGGGAGGGTATGGTCTCTGGTGGGTCGATTCTACCCATCCCGAGATCCGCAATAAGATTCAGGAGTATGTCAGCTCTGGGTCGTTCCCCACGCTCGAAGTGCGCTATACTGCGGGTCAGATCATGGAGAGCCACCGCAGGGACCTGCTTAAAGATAGCCGCCACCGCTTCCTCGAGCCTCAATTAAAGTTCTACCCCTACCTCTTGATGGAGGTTAAGTATAACCTCACTGAAGATAAGACGCGCGAAGGGGTGATTCTCTGGGATCTGCGCGACGGCGAGATGGTTGTCGACACCCGAGATTGGGAGAAGACGCACGGCTTTGGAGATTGCATCAACGCAACCACCCAGCGGCATGAATTTAAAATTTTAAATATATTAGCTAAAAAAGGCGGCTCGATCGACCGCGAAGGGCTAACAAAGGCCCTGCAGGTCGAAAACGACATCCTCGACGGCTGGATCGACAGCTGCCGCAGAAAAAAACTTATCGTCCAAGCCGGAAACCGCTACCGCCTCCACCTGCAGAACCCCAAGCTGCGGACCGTTCCAGAGACCAAGCTCGACCATAAGCTGGTGACGATGCCCTACAAGAATGCGATGAGGATCCCCCGGCGCTTCTCCTTCTCTCAAATTGAAAAGCTGACGAAATCGGCGTTTGGCCACGACTTTGCGATCCGAAAGACCTCCGATGTCTACCTGCCCGTGCACTGCATCGTGGTGCAGAACCCCGACGGCTCGATCCATACAAGCCA includes:
- a CDS encoding phosphoribosyltransferase, with the translated sequence MLFKDRRDAGKQLTRLLLNYQNDKSALVVGLARGGVVTAFEIAKGLELPLAALVVRKIGAPGNSELGIGALSETGETVFNEELIAATGASREYLKQSVERESKLAAERSLLYRRKRPQAQFKNKTIILVDDGIATGSTMEVAIKSMRKAGAKKIILAVPVAAPDSLKRLKKQVDETICIAAPDPFYAVGNFYDLFPQTSDSDLLSLFDSI
- a CDS encoding putative sugar O-methyltransferase, producing the protein MLRTELLNFFMRLLYLIPFAKNNCIFDKAGARSLNQAQPVLKQLNLNKLSDASGVKMWDCRGSHKVKLFFASGIIFLSLSISAVAVQPRCFQDNGIYPEHCKSLAQEEARFAHFKRDPLFTLFSENVSEKEGEAELKALVAKAPELLESVKQRRALDLVGDPRTFSYGAHGELSPAVLRYARVVADLKRHFGDLSSYRVVEIGGGYGGLCTLMHALAPPKSYALLDLPESLDLSQRYLRAQKIGGVELLPLSAKPEQVDLVISYLFFSECDRSLQTAYIEKILSQARAGYLICAPAHWKEIPYSEKEHKRVKPLAQQKLLSELKAHGIEAKVVNEEPASGKGHFILYWGDQRCSLKIGEMRESS